The Maniola hyperantus chromosome 12, iAphHyp1.2, whole genome shotgun sequence genome has a segment encoding these proteins:
- the bigmax gene encoding max-like protein X, with product MYSQCGSSGSIQNIHQTPSSSNHNSEDEDDSGDNKASALSSFKERRREAHTLAEQKRRDAIKKGYDSLQELVPTCQQTDASGYKPSKAAVLQKSIDYIQYLLQQRRRQEEERNALRKDVVALRIMQANYEQIVKAQHSVPGHSEQRLTDQDKFQVFQGIMDKLFDSFESVPTSNFAEFSAGVFNWLEEYCKPQSLRTLVHGVLREQSYTP from the exons ATGTATTCTCAATGTGGAAGTAGTGGATCTATTCAAAATATACATCAGACACCGTCTTCATCGAACCACAACTCGG AAGATGAAGACGACAGTGGTGACAACAAAGCGTCAGCACTTAGCAGTTTCAAAGAAAGAAGGAGAGAAGCTCATACCTTG GCTGAGCAGAAAAGAAGAGATGCTATAAAGAAGGGATATGACTCCTTGCAAGAACTGGTGCCTACTTGCCAACAGACTGATGCTTCAGGATATAAACCCAGCAAAGCTGCT GTTCTACAAAAGTCCATAGACTACATACAGTACCTATTGCAACAGCGCAGACGGCAAGAGGAGGAGCGCAACGCTCTGCGTAAGGACGTCGTCGCCCTGCGTATTATGCAGGCCAATTATGAGCAAATTGTGAAGGCACAGCATTCAGTACCCGGTCACAGTGAACAGAGGCTCACTGACCAGGATAAATTTCAAGTG TTTCAGGGTATAATGGACAAGCTGTTTGACTCGTTCGAGTCGGTGCCCACGAGCAACTTCGCCGAGTTTTCCGCCGGCGTGTTCAACTGGCTCGAGGAGTACTGCAAGCCCCAATCTCTAAGGACATTGGTGCACGGCGTGTTGCGGGAACAGAGCTATACTCCCTAG